Proteins encoded in a region of the Zea mays cultivar B73 chromosome 2, Zm-B73-REFERENCE-NAM-5.0, whole genome shotgun sequence genome:
- the LOC103646302 gene encoding uncharacterized protein, giving the protein MLCTPPPPQPPLQSSRRPRPLPLRAAPRCSKPNDAEPSPSPPSTAAAGGVRRQVLSPEGRAKLDPRPDRDFYALPRLVTHVDDGFIATLTGLYRERLRAGWDVLDLMSSWVSHLPPEVRFRRVVGHGLNAQELARNPRLDLFFVKDLNKEQRLELESGTFDAVLCTVSVQYLQSPEKVFAEIFRVLKPGGVCIVSFSNRMFYEKAISAWRDGTAYSRVQLVTQYFQCVEGFTQPEVIRKLPSAGGSPSSPLDAVMRLFGVAGSDPFYAVISYRNFKPM; this is encoded by the exons ATGCTGTGCACTCCGCCTCCGCCCCagccgccgctgcagtcatcgcggcgcccgcgcccgctcccgCTCCGGGCCGCGCCACGATGCTCCAAGCCCAACGACGCCGAGCCCTCGCCGTCCCCACCGTCCACCGCGGCCGCCGGCGGCGTCCGGCGCCAGGTGCTCTCGCCCGAGGGCCGCGCGAAGCTGGACCCGCGGCCGGACCGCGACTTCTACGCGCTCCCGCGCCTGGTGACGCACGTGGACGACGGCTTCATCGCCACGCTCACGGGCCTCTACCGGGAGCGCCTCCGCGCCGGGTGGGACGTGCTGGACCTCATGAGCTCCTGGGTCAGCCACCTGCCGCCGGAGGTCCGGTTCCGGCGCGTCGTCGGCCACGGGCTGAACGCGCAGGAGCTCGCCAGGAACCCGCGCCTGGACCTCTTCTTCGTCAAGGACCTCAACAAGGAGCAGCGGCTGGAGCTGGAGAGCGGCACCTTCGATGCCGTGCTCTGCACCGTCAGCGTGCAGTACCTGCAGTCCCCTGAAAAG GTTTTCGCGGAGATCTTCCGGGTGCTGAAGCCAGGGGGCGTGTGCATCGTCAGCTTCAGCAACCGGATGTTCTACGAGAAGGCCATCAGCGCGTGGCGGGACGGGACCGCGTACAGCCGCGTGCAGCTCGTCACGCAGTACTTCCAGTGCGTGGAGGGGTTCACGCAGCCCGAGGTGATCAGGAAGCTGCCGTCGGCCGGCGGATCGCCGTCCTCGCCGCTGGACGCCGTGATGAGGCTGTTCGGCGTGGCAGGCTCCGACCCGTTCTACGCAGTTATCTCGTACAGGAACTTCAAGCCAATGTGA
- the LOC109944158 gene encoding probable galactinol--sucrose galactosyltransferase 2, with protein sequence IVNPSGIEEGLQSLREGGVPPRFLIIDDGWQETVDEIKEVDEALRAQTVFAQRLADLKENHKFRGETCKNLEDLVKTIKEKHGVKCVYMWHALLGYWGGTLATSKVMKKYNPKLVYPVQSRGNVANLRDIAMDSLEKFGVGIVDPDKIYEFYNYQRSYLSSVGVDGVKVDVQNVLETLGRGFGGRVAVTRKYQQALEKSIAQNFKTNNLIFCMSHNSDSIFSALKSAVARASEDFMPREPTLQTLHIASVAFNSLLLGEIFIPDWDMFHSKHESAEFHGAARALSGGGVYVSDKPGVHDFSVLKKLVLPDGSILRARYAGRPTRDCLFTDPVMDGKSLMKIWNLNNFTGVIGVFNCQGAGQWVWPVKQTAYVPTNINITGQLSPSDVESLEEIAGDDWNGETAVYAFGSCSLSRLQKHQSLEVSLSTMTCEIYSISPIKIFSEVVQFAPLGLIDMFNSGGALDNISSVADSSATTVHIRCRGPGRFGAYSDTRPELCRVDEHEVEFTLAEDGLLTFYLPPSSSQDNLRHVEIVYKAS encoded by the exons ATTGTTAACCCAAGTGGGATTGAGGAGGGCCTTCAAAG TCTGCGTGAAGGTGGTGTGCCACCAAGGTTTCTGATTATAGATGATGGTTGGCAAGAAACAGTTGACGAAATCAAGGAAGTGGATGAAGCCCTCCGTGCGCAGACTGT ATTTGCGCAGAGGCTGGCTGATCTGAAGGAGAATCATAAGTTCAGGGGGGAAACCTGCAAGAATCTTGAGGACCTTGTTAAAACGATAAAAGAAAAACATGGAGTCAA GTGCGTCTACATGTGGCATGCTTTACTTGGATATTGGGGAGGCACCTTAGCAACATCCAAAGTGATGAAGAAGTATAATCCAAAGCTTGTTTATCCAGTCCAATCGCGGGGTAATGTTGCGAATCTGAGGGATATTGCCATGGATAGCTTGGAGAAATTTGGAGTGGGTATCGTTGATCCTGACAAGATATATGAGTTCTACAATTATCAGCGCAGCTACCTTTCTAGTGTGGGTGTGGATGGCGTGAAGGTTGATGTTCAGAACGTGTTGGAAACTCTTGGACGCGGATTTGGTGGTCGTGTTGCAGTAACTCGAAAGTACCAGCAGGCTCTTGAGAAATCAATTGCCCAGAACTTCAAAACAAACAACCTAATCTTCTGCATGAGTCACAATTCAGACAGCATCTTTAG TGCCTTGAAGAGTGCAGTTGCTAGAGCCTCAGAAGATTTCATGCCTCGGGAACCAACACTGCAAACTCTGCACATTGCGTCTGTGGCATTCAATAGCCTATTGTTGGGAGAAATCTTCATACCTGACTGGGATATGTTCCAT AGCAAGCATGAATCAGCGGAATTCCACGGAGCAGCTAGAGCCCTGAGTGGAGGTGGTGTTTATGTCAG TGACAAACCTGGGGTGCATGATTTCAGTGTTCTAAAAAAGCTTGTTCTACCAGATGGTTCGATTCTAAGAGCAAGGTATGCTGGTCGTCCTACACGCGATTGTCTGTTCACTGACCCAGTCATGGATGGCAAAAG TCTGATGAAGATATGGAACTTGAACAATTTCACTGGTGTCATTGGAGTGTTCAATTGTCAGGGAGCTGGACAGTGGGTTTGGCCAGTTAAACAAACTGCTTATGTTCCTACCAACATAAACATAACTGGTCAGCTCTCACCGTCCGACGTAGAATCTCTCGAGGAGATAGCTGGTGATGACTGGAATGGGGAGACTGCAGTATATGCTTTCGGTTCAT GTTCTCTTTCAAGGCTTCAGAAACACCAAAGTTTGGAGGTGTCACTGTCTACTATGACATGTGAGATCTACAGCATTTCACCAATAAAG ATTTTCAGCGAAGTCGTCCAGTTTGCGCCTCTTGGACTGATCGACATGTTCAACTCCGGTGGTGCACTTGACAATATTTCAAGCGTTGCAGATTCTTCAGCTACGACAGTTCATATAAGATGCCGAGGACCAGGGCGGTTTGGGGCGTATTCAGACACCAGGCCAGAGCTTTGCAGAGTTGATGAACACGAAGTGGAGTTCACTCTTGCAGAGGATGGCCTCCTGACCTTTTACCTTCCCCCTTCTTCCTCCCAGGACAACCTGAGACACGTTGAGATTGTCTACAAAGCATCATGA
- the LOC100193019 gene encoding protein-L-isoaspartate O-methyltransferase, whose product MCLAAACASATLARRLSPSTALPRRFLLGAPTRPSPPPPLLRRCLPFHFYHMAQYWTQPSLDRNKAMVEYLKQYGAVRTDKVKEVMETIDRALFVPEGTPYIDSPMPIGFNATISAPHMHATCLELLKDHLQPGMHALDVGSGSGYLTACFAMMVGPEGRAVGIEHVPEIVASSVENVQRSAAAPLLRDGSLSFHVTDGRLGFPDAAPYDAIHVGAAAPEIPQPLLDQLKPGGRMVIPVGTYSQDLQVVDKNTDGSFSVRSDAAVRYVPLTSRAAQLQGP is encoded by the exons ATGTGCCTCGCCGCCGCGTGCGCGTCCGCCACCCTAGCCCGCCGCCTCTCGCCCTCCACCGCGCTCCCGCGCCGCTTCCTCCTCGGCGCCCCCACGAGGCCTTCCCCGCCACCGCCTCTGCTGCGGCGCTGCCTCCCGTTCCACTTCTACCATATGGCG CAATATTGGACTCAACCATCACTGGACAGGAACAAAGCTATGGTTGAGTACCTAAAGCAGTATGGTGCTGTTAGAACTGATAAAGTGAAGGAAGTAATGGAAACGATTGATAGAGCACTATTTGTACCAGAGGGTACCCCTTACATTGACAGTCCTATGCCTATTGGTTTCAACGCGACGATATCTGCTCCTCACATGCATGCGACCTGCTTAGAGCTATTGAAGGATCATTTGCAACCAGGAATGCATGCTCTGGATGTCGGATCAG GTAGTGGCTACCTGACAGCTTGTTTTGCCATGATGGTTGGACCAGAAGGCCGTGCAGTGGGAATTGAACACGTTCCCGAGATCGTTGCTTCTTCTGTTGAAAATGTGCAGAGAAGTGCTGCAGCTCCACTACTGAGGGATGGATCGCTCTCTTTTCATGTTACAG ATGGCAGGCTTGGCTTTCCAGACGCGGCACCCTACGACGCTATCCATGTTGGTGCAGCGGCACCTGAGATCCCTCAGCCTCTGCTTGATCAGCTAAAGCCTGGCGGCCGGATGGTGATACCGGTTGGCACCTACTCCCAGGACCTGCAGGTGGTGGACAAGAACACGGATGGATCATTCAGCGTCCGGAGCGACGCGGCTGTGCGCTACGTCCCACTGACCAGCCGCGCCGCGCAGTTGCAGGGCCCCTAA
- the LOC100285930 gene encoding stachyose synthase (The RefSeq protein has 7 substitutions compared to this genomic sequence), translating into MPGACQDLSTITPTPRRQSMAQLQRGSVLVGGRELLVRAPPNVNLRPAGAGVADGGAASGAAFLGARAPAASSRHVFSVGNLASGWRWLSLFRFKIWWMIPATGVGAAAVPAETQMLLLEYRSEAGPAAATERGSLYALVLPVLDGGFRASLQGSPEDELQFCFESGDPDVQTMEAVDAVFVNSGDNPFKLLKESIKMLSKIKGTFSHIEDKEIPSNLDWFGWCTWDAFYKAVNPSGIEEGLQSLREGGVPPRFLIIDDGWQETVDEIKEVNEALREQTVFAQRLADLKENHKFRGETCKNLEDLVKTIKGKHGVKCVYMWHALLGYWGGTLATSEVMKKYNPKLVYPVQSRGNVANLRDIAMDSLEKFGVGIVDPDKIYEFYNDQHSYLSSVGVDGVKVDVQNVLETLGRGFGGRVAVTRKYQQALEESIAQNFKTNNLICCMSHNSDSIFSALKGAVARASEDFMPREPTLQTLHIASVAFNSLLLGEIFIPDWDMFHSKHESAEFHGAARALSGGGVYVSDKPGVHDFSVLKKLVLPDGSILRARYAGRPTRDCLFTDPVMDGKSLMKIWNLNNFTGVIGVFNCQGAGQWVWPVKQTAYVPTNINITGQLSPSDVESLEEIAGDDWNGETAVYAFGSCSLSRLQKHQSLEVSLSTMTCEIYSISPIKIFSEVVQFTPLGLIDMFNSGGALDNISSVADSSATTVHIRCRGPGRFGAYSDTRPELCRVDEHEVEFTLAEDGLLTFYLPPSSSQDNLRHVEIVYKAS; encoded by the exons ATGCCGGGGGCCTGCCAGGACCTCAGCACCATCACGCCCACACCACGGCGGCAGAGTATGGCGCAGCTCCAGCGCGGGTCCGTGCTGGTTGGTGGGCGCGAGCTCCTCGTCCGCGCCCCGCCCAACGTCAACCTACGGCCCGCCGGTGCCGGCGTCGCCGACGGCGGGGCCGCCTCGGGCGCCGCGTTCCTCGGAGCCAGGGCTCCGGCCGCGTCCAGCCGCCACGTGTTCTCCGTCGGAAACCTGGCTAG TGGGTGGAGGTGGTTGTCGTTGTTCAGGTTCAAGATCTGGTGGATGATCCCGGCCACGGGcgtcggcgcggcggctgtgccGGCGGAGACGCAGATGCTGCTTCTGGAGTACAGGAGCGAGGCGGGTCCTGCGGCCGCGACGGAGCGTGGCTCACTGTACGCGCTGGTGCTGCCGGTTCTTGACGGCGGCTTCCGAGCCAGCCTCCAGGGGAGCCCCGAGGACGAGCTACAGTTCTGCTTCGAGAGCG GTGATCCTGATGTCCAGACGATGGAAGCAGTTGATGCAGTGTTCGTCAACTCAGGGGACAACCCCTTCAAGCTTCTGAAAGAATCCATCAA GATGTTGTCCAAGATCAAAGGAACTTTCAGTCATATAGAGGACAAGGAG ATCCCTTCAAATTTGAACTGGTTTGGGTGGTGCACTTGGGATGCATTTTACAAAGCTGTTAACCCAAGTGGGATTGAGGAGGGCCTTCAAAG tctgcgtGAAGGTGGTGTGCCACCAAGGTTTCTGATTATAGATGATGGTTGGCAAGAAACAGTTGACGAAATCAAGGAAGTGGATGAAGCCCTCCGTGAGCAGACTGT ATTTGCGCAGAGGCTGGCTGATCTGAAGGAGAATCATAAGTTCAGGGGGGAAACCTGCAAGAATCTTGAGGACCTTGTTAAAACGATAAAAGAAAAACATGGAGTCAA GTGCGTCTACATGTGGCATGCTTTACTTGGATATTGGGGAGGCACCTTAGCAGCATCCAAAGTGATGAAGAAGTATAATCCAAAGCTTGTTTATCCAGTCCAATCGCGGGGTAATGTTGCAAATCTGAGGGATATTGCCATGGATAGCTTGGAGAAATTTGGAGTGGGTATCGTTGATCCTGACAAGATATATGAGTTCTACAATGATCAGCACAGCTACCTTTCTAGTGTGGGTGTGGATGGCGTGAAGGTTGATGTTCAGAACGTGTTGGAAACTCTTGGACGCGGATTTGGTGGTCGTGTTGCAGTAACTCGAAAGTACCAGCAGGCTCTTGAGGAATCAATTGCCCAGAACTTCAAAACAAACAACCTAATCTGTTGCATGAGTCACAATTCAGACAGCATCTTTAG TGCCTTGAAGAGTGCAGTTGCTAGAGCCTCAGAAGATTTCATGCCTCGGGAACCAACACTGCAAACTCTGCACATTGCGTCTGTGGCATTCAATAGCCTATTGTTGGGAGAAATCTTCATACCTGACTGGGATATGTTCCAT AGCAAGCATGAATCAGCGGAATTCCACGGAGCAGCTAGAGCCCTGAGTGGAGGTGGTGTTTATGTCAG TGACAAACCTGGGGTGCATGATTTCAGTGTTCTAAAAAAGCTTGTTCTACCAGATGGTTCGATTCTAAGAGCAAGGTATGCTGGTCGTCCTACACGCGATTGTCTGTTCACTGACCCAGTCATGGATGGCAAAAG TCTGATGAAGATATGGAACTTGAACAATTTCACTGGTGTCATTGGAGTGTTCAATTGTCAGGGAGCTGGACAGTGGGTTTGGCCAGTTAAACAAACTGCTTATGTTCCTACCAACATAAACATAACTGGTCAGCTCTCACCGTCCGACGTAGAATCTCTCGAGGAGATAGCTGGTGATGACTGGAATGGGGAGACTGCAGTATATGCTTTCGGTTCAT GTTCTCTTTCAAGGCTTCAGAAACACCAAAGTTTGGAGGTGTCACTGTCTACTATGACATGTGAGATCTACAGCATTTCACCAATAAAG ATTTTCAGCGAAGTCGTCCAGTTTGCGCCTCTTGGACTGATCGACATGTTCAACTCCGGTGGTGCACTTGACAATATTTCAAGCGTTGCAGATTCTTCAGCTACGACAGTTCATATAAGATGCCGAGGACCAGGGCGGTTTGGGGCGTATTCAGACACCAGGCCAGAGCTTTGCAGAGTTGATGAACACGAAGTGGAGTTCACTCTTGCAGAGGATGGCCTCCTGACCTTTTACCTTCCCCCTTCTTCCTCCCAGGACAACCTGAGACACGTTGAGATTGTCTACAAAGCATCATGA